A window of Acidimicrobiales bacterium genomic DNA:
GACATCTGGCCCGCCGCCCAGCAGGTGCTCGATGCGGCGGCCGCCAAGCACGGAAGGCGCATCGCCTGGCGTGAAGTCCTCGCCGGCGAGAAGGCTTTCAACCAGACGGGCGAGTGGCTGCCGGGGGCGACGGTCACGGCCTTCCGCGACCACCTCATCGGCATCAAGGGACCGCTCACCACGCCCGTCGGTGGCGGGATCCGCTCGCTCAACGTCGCCCTTCGCCAGATCCTCGACCTCTACGTGTGCCTGCGCCCCGTGCGCTGGTTCACGGGCGTGCCCTCGCCGGTGAAGCACCCCGAGAAGGTCGACATGGTGATCTTTCGGGAGAACACCGAGGACATCTATGCCGGCCTCGAGGTGGAGCAGGGGACCGAGGCGGCGGACCGCATGATCAAGCTGCTCCACGCCGAGTTCGGCTGGGACGTCCGACCCGACTCGGGCGTGGGCATCAAGCCCATCTCGGTCACCGGCTCCAAGCGCCTGGTCCGGGCGGCGATCGAGTACGCGGCGCAGCACGGGCGCAGGAGCGTCACCCTCGTGCACAAGGGCAACATCCAGAAGTTCACCGAGGGGGCCTTCCGCAACTGGGGCTACGACGTCACGCGCGAGGAGTTCGCCGACGTGGCCGTCACCTGGGACGACTGCAACGGTCATCCGGGCGACCGCATCCTCGTGAAGGACGCCATCGCCGACATCACCCTGCAGCAGGTGCTCACCCGGCCCGAGGAGTTCGACGTGATCGCCACCACCAATCTCAACGGCGACTACCTGTCCGACGCCCTCGCCGCGCAGGTCGGCGGCATCGGCATCGCCCCCGGGGCCAACATCAACTACGTCACCGGGCACGGGCTCTTCGAGGCCACGCACGGCACCGCTCCGAAGTATGCGGGCCAGGACAAGGTGAACCCCGGATCGCTCCTCCTGTCGGGTGTGCTCATGTTCGAGCACCTGGGTTGGAAGGACGCGGCGGCCGACATCGTGCGGGCGCTCGGAGCCACCATCGGAGAGGGCATCGTCACCTACGACTTCGCCCGCCTGCGAGAGGGCGCCACCGAGGTGCGCTGCTCGCAGTTCGCAGCGGCCGTCGTGGAGCGCCTGTAGGCCGATCCGCCCGGCGCCGCCGGCGGCGCCGGAATCGCTAGTGTCGTCCCGTGGCGAACACGAGGCCCGTCCGGGTGGCAGTCACGGGCGCAGCCGGGCAGATCGGGTATGCGCTGCTGTTCCGGATCGCCGCCGGCGACCTGCTCGGGCCCGATCAACCCGTGGAGGTGAGGCTCCTCGAGATCGAGCCGGCCCTGCCGGCGCTGCACGGCATCGCCATGGAGCTGTCCGACTGCGCCTTCCCGCTGCTCGCGGGCGTGGAGACGACGTCGGATCCCGGTGTGGCCTTCGACGGCGTGTCGTGGGCGCTGCTCGTCGGCTCGGTGCCCCGAAAAGCCGGCATGGAGCGGCGCGACCTGCTCACCGTCAACGGGGGGATCTTCGGGCCCCAGGGGCGGGCGCTGGCCGCCGCCGCGGGGGGTGACGTGCGGGTGCTCGTCGTGGGCAACCCGTGCAACACCAACTGCCTCATCGCCCGCACGAACGCCCGGGAGATCCCGGCCGAGCGGTGGTTCGCCATGACCCGCCTCGATCAGAACCGGGCCCGTGCCCTGCTGGCGGCCCGCGCCGGTGTGCCGGTCACCGACGTGGCCAACCTGGCCATCTGGGGGAACCACTCCAACACCCAGTTCCCCGATGCGGCCAACGCCACCATCGGAGGGAAGCCAGCGCCCCAGGTGATCGGCGACGACGAGTGGCTTCGGGGCGAGTTCATCACCACGGTGCAACAGCGTGGTTCCGCCGTCCTAGCCGCCCGCGGGTCGTCGTCGGCGGCGTCGGCCGCCAACGCCGTCGTCGACTCCGTGCGCAGCATCCACACGCCCACGCCACCTGGCGACAACGCGGCACTGGCGGTGGTGAGCCAGGGCGAGTACGGCGTTCCCGAAGGGCTCCAGTTCGGCTACCCGGTGCGTACCGACGGGTCGACTTGGGCGGTGGTCGAGGGATTCGCGTTCGACGACTTCGCCCGCGAGCGCATCCGGATCACCACCGAGGAGTTGGAGGGTGAGCGGGCCGAGGTGAAGGACCTGCTCGGATGAGGCAGGCCACCTGGGTGGAGGCGTCGCCGCTCGGGCCGCTGTACGTCGTCACGTCGGCCACCGGGCTGCGGCTGCTGGACCTGCGCGGTCCCGGTGAGAAGGCGGTGCCCGGCGATGCACCGGTGGAAGCGGTGGCCGCGCCGCTGCGGGCCTACTTCGGCGGCGATCTCGACGCCATCGACGACGTCCCCGTCGACTTGGAGGGACGCACCGCCTTCAGCCTGGCCGTGCTCACCGCGCTGCGCACCGTGCGGGCGAAGACGCTCACCAGCTACGGGCGGCTGGCAGCTGCGGCCGGGCGCCCCTCGGCGGGGCGGGCCGTGGGTCGGGCCGTCGGTGCCAACCCGGTGCCCATCGTGGTCCCGTGTCACCGCGTGGTGGCTGGCGACGGCGCTCTCGGCGGGTTCTCCGGAGGTCTCGACGTGAAGCGCTGGCTGCTGGCCCACGAGGGCCACCCCGTGGACGGGCGGCGGCCGCTCGGCTTCTCCTAGGAGGAAGCGCGGACCCGGGGCGCGGCGAGAGCCACGCCTCGTCGCTCGAGGAACGCCAGCTTGCGGGCGATGGCGTCCTCCCACAACCCGAGGTCGAGCTCGAAGTGGGCACGGTCACCCTCTTCGTAGGCGTGTTCGAGTGCGTCGAAGGCGGCATCCTCGGCGTCGAGCAGTTCCCGATACCGCTTCAGGAAGTGATCGTCGATCACCTCGGCCAGCGTCACGTGCGTCTCCCTTCGGTTCCCTCACGGACCTGTGAGGGAGCGTACCGTTCACGGCGTGCCCCGTCACGGCGTCGATGCGTCCGGTCGCTCCGAGGAGGGTCCGAGGCCGGCGCCCCCGGCCGCCGCCCTGGTCGGCCTCCTCGCCGACGAGGACCGGCTGCGCTGTCTCGCCGCCGTCGTCCTCGGCGCGACCACCGCCGCCGAGGTCGCCGAGCGCAGCGGGCTCGAGCTCCGCAGCGCGATCCGCGCCCTCGAGCGGCTGGCCGGGGCCGGGCTTGTCGATCGCGGCCCGGGCGGCTTGGCCGTGCGCGTGGCCCTGTTCCGGGAGGCGGCGCGTGCCGCCGCCTCCGAGCGACCCGACGTCGACCCCGAACGCCTCGGGGCCACGCCCGAGCAGGCCGGCGTCCTGCGGAAGTTCGTATCGGCGGACGGGCGCCTGGCGTCGATCCCGACGGCGAAGGCGAAGCGCCTCGTGGTGCTCGACTTCCTGGCCGGCCGATTCGAGCCGGGCCGGGTCTACCCGGAGAACGACGTGAACGGCATCCTGGGCCGCGTCCACGACGACTATGCCGCCCTCCGCCGCTACCTCGTCGACGAGGGGTTCCTGGAGCGGCGCGACGGCTTCTACTGGCGGGCCGGCGGCACCTACGAGGTCTGAGGGTTTCCGGTGAAGGTGCACCTGGGCATGTCGTTGCCCTTGGAGAACCCGAAGATCCGCTTGGCCAGCTTCTGGCTGTCCGCGCTGAGCTGGCGGGACCGGTCCTGGTCCTCGGCCCGGATGGAGTCGGCGAACTGGCGGCCGATGGCGATGTAGGCGTCCCAGTCGTCGAGCCAGCGGTCGATCTCTGTGCCGTCGGCGGCGCTGGCCACCGGCAGCTTCCGGAGGTCGGAGGCCAGGGCGGCGAGCCCGTCGGCCGCCTTGTCGATCCGGGCCGCGAACTGGGCGGGCGTGCCGTTGTCCTCGCGTGCCTCGGGTCGGTCGGCGAACAGCTTCGGCAGGGCGGTGGCGCACAGCTCGTCGGCCCGGCCCGTGTAGGCGGCGTCGTGCACGGTCCGGGCAGGGATCTCGATCCCCGAGCCCAGCCAGGCGGGAACGCTGATGACGAGGAAGGCCAGCAGCAGGGCACCACCGGCCAGCAGGTACCAGCGGCGGCGCGACACGGGCGCCGGTGGTCCCGGATCCTCACCTTGCCCGCCGCCGGCGACGACGAGGCCGGCCGAGCGCGGCTGTGCCGCCCACGACGGCTTCGGCCTGCGCTCACTGCCCCAGCGCTTGCCGTTCCAGTGCCGCAGGGAGGCGGGATCGTCGGGGTCGGGGTGCCAACCCGGCACGCGCGGACGGGTCGTCGGCATCAGTCGTACGTGGTGCGTTCACGCACGGCGGCCAGCGCGGCGGCCACCCCCTGGAGGGCGGCCTGGTGGCGCACCAGCACGCCGATGTCGCCGGCCAGCTTGGCCCGCCCGGCGAGGATGGCGTCCTCCACCGCCAGCTCGCCGCGGCTCACGGCGACGGCTGTCGCGTAGGACTGGGTGACGGTGGCGTCCGGCCGCTCGGCGTCGCCCCGGCCCACCTGGATGGCTCCGTCGTCCACGCGGATCCAGTAGCGCACGTCGCCGTCCGGGAGACCGGTGACCACCTGTTGGATGACGACCTGCGCCCCTGCGGTGACCGGCCCGAGGCCGTCGGCGGCGCGGGCAGTCCGGTCGAGGTCGTCGAACCACGCCGGGCTGAGGTACGCGGCCACGCCTCAGGTCTACAGCGATTCGCGATCGTGGGCCAAAGCCGCCGGACCTGCCGTCACGAGCGCCGGGTCAGCTCGACCGTCACCTTGAGCGCCTGGGCGGGACCGCCCCGGTAGATGCCCTTCAAGGGGCTCACGTCGGCGTAGTCCCGGGCTCGGCCGACGACGACGTGGCGCTCGCCCACCGGCTCGCCGTTGGTGGGGTCGAGGGGGACCCAGTCGCCCACCCATGCCTCGACCCACGCGTGGCTCTGACCGGTGATCGTGTCGCCCACGTTGGCGTGGCGATCGGGGAACAGGTAGCCCGACGTGTAGCGCGCCGGGATTCCCATCGCCCGCAGGAGCGCGAGGGTGACGTGGGCGAAGTCCTGGCACACGCCTCCACCCTGGGCCAGCGCCTCGGCACCGGGGGTCGACGCCGTCGTGGCACCGGCCTGGTAGCGCAGCCGGGAGCGGGCCCATTCGACGGTGGCGTGGCACACCTCGAGTGGGTCGTTCCCGGCCTTGAGCGAGCAGGCGGTGTCGGTGAGCTCGTCGTTGATCGTGGCGTAGGGCGTCGCCGCCAGGAGCTCGGCGAACTCGTCCGCCACCTCCGGACGGGTGAGCAGCTCCCACCCGATGGCATCGGGCGGTGGCATCGGTGGTGACGTCTCCACCACCGAGCTGCCCGTGACGGCCAGCTCGGTGTGGGGCTCGTGCACCTCGAAGGCGTCGACCAGGGTGCCCCAGTAGTCCCAGTAGCGGTAGACGCTGGCTCTCGGAGAGACGGTGACGGCGGCATCGAGCACCATCTGGCGGTCGGTGGAGAGCGGGGTGATCCGCGCCTCGTTGTACGACGACGTCACCTCGTTCCGGTACCGGTAGCCGCTGCGGTGGGTGATCTCGATCCGCCAGGTCACGGCGCTCCCTCGTGCAGCATGCTCATGTGGTCACCGGGTCGCTGTCGTGCTCGGCCGGCTCGGGCGACAACCGGAGGTGCTGGTCCCAGCCGGCCGGCTCGTCGTCGGCCACGCCCTGGTTCCACGCCTGCGGGGCGCTCTGGCGGAAGAACCGCCTGGCGACGGCCTCGCCCGACTCGGCGCACGCCACCTGCAGGGCGTGCAGGTGCTCGGGCAGGTCACTGATCAGCTCGCTGACCCGCCGGAACTCGAGCTGCGTGCGGGCCCGGCCGAGCAGGCGGCGGGCCTCGTCGTCGACGCCCACCCGTCCGGCATCGGGCTCGAGCTCGGCCAGGCACTGCTCCGCCACACCGAGGGCATGGAAGGCGGAGCGGGGGAAGAGCCGGTCGAGGAGGAGGAACTCGGCCACCAGGGCGGGCTCGACGGCCCGGCGGTACGTGCGGAGGAAGGCTTCGTGGGCCGAGCACGACCGCAGGGTGGTGATCCAGCCGGGCTGGCCGGCCGGCTCACGGAAGCGGGCCAGGAGCAGCCGGGTGGTCATGTCGACGCGCTCGATGCTGCGGCCGAGGACGAGGAAGCGCCAGCCGTCGTCCCGGCTCATGGTCGAGTCGCCCAGGCCGGCCATGATGGCGGCCCGCTCCTTCACGTAGTTGAAGAAGGCGTGGGGACTGGTGGCGCTGGCCCGCTTGAGGTGCCGGGGCAGCGCGTTGTGTGTCGCGTTGAGGCACTCCCACATCTCGGCCGACAGGGCGTCGCGGGCGCCGCGGGCGTTCTCGTGGGCGGCCCGCAGCGATCGCACGATGGACACGGTGCCCCCGTCGTCGTAGGCGAGGATCCGCACGACCTCGGACACGTCGACCGCGGCGTCGCTCTCGGGGGTCACGCCCATGACCCCGAGGATGGCCGCGCAGGCCACGTCCTCGGCGACCGACGGGTCCTCCAGGAGGTGGTGGACGTGCACGTCGAGGATCCGGGCCACGTCCTCGGCCCGCTCGACGTAGCGGCCCACCCAGTACAGCGACTCGGCGATGCGGCTCAGCACGCCGGCGCCTCGGGCCGGGTCGCCGGCGGCTGCTGCTGCTGCTGCGCCACCTGGGCGACGGCGGGGCCGGGATCGAGCTGGGTGACGTCGTGGCCGGGCACGGGCGTGGCCGGGGCCGCCTGGCCCGGGACTCCGGCTCCCATGCGCCCATTGCGCCCGGCGTCGGTGGTGGCGAGGACCCAGGTGTCCTTCGACCCGCCGCCCTGGCTCGAGTTCACCACCAGGCTTCCCTCGACCAGGGCCACGCGCGTGAGGCCACCCGGCACGACCCACACCCGCTCGCCGTCGTTGACCGCGAACGGCCGCAGGTCGACATGGCGCGGCTTCAGCCGGTCGCCGACCTGGGTGGGCGACGTCGACAGGCGCACGACCTCCTGGGCGATCCAGGCCCGGGGATCGGCCTGGATGGCGGCCCGCACGCCCGCCAGCTCCTCGTCGCCGGCCTGCGGGCCGATCACGAGCCCGTACCCTCCGGACCCGTCCACCGGCTTCATCACCAGCTGGTCGAGGCGTGGGAGGGCGTGCGCGAGCTGGTCGGGGTCCTCCAGGCGGTAGGTCGTGACGTTGGGCAGCAACGTCTTCTCACCCAGGTAGTACTCGATCATGGCCGGGACGTAGGTGTAGACGAGCTTGTCGTCGGCCACCCCGTTGCCGACCGCATTGGCAATGGTGACGTTGCCGGCGCGGGCCGCATTGAGGATGCCCGGGCAGCCGACGACCGAGTCGCTGCGGAAGTGGAGCGGGTCGAGGAAGTCGTCGTCCACCCGCCGGTACACCACGTCGACGCGCTGCTCGCCCTCCGTGCTGCGCATGTAGACGAGGTTCTCCCGGCAGACGAGGTCACGCCCTTCCACCAGCTCCACGCCCATCTGCCGGGCCAGGAAGGCGTGCTCGAAGTAGGCCGAGTTGTACACGCCGGGCGTGAGCAGCACCACGGTCGGTTCGCCGGCGCCGGCCGGGGCGGCGGCCCGCAGCGCCTCCAGGAGCCGGGCGGGGTAGGCGTCGACCGGGCGCACCCGATGGCTGGCGAACAGCTCCGGGAAGACCCGCGCCATGGCCCGGCGGTTCTCTATGACGTACGAGATCCCCGACGGCGTGCGGACGTTGTCCTCCAGCACGTGGAACTGCTCGTCACCCCGCACCAGGTCGATGCCGGCCACCTGCACCCGCGCCCCGTTGACGGGCTGCACGCCGAAGGCGGGGCGGTGGAAGTGGGTGGCGGTGGTGACGCAGCGCCGGGGCACGATGCCGTCCCGCAGGATCTGCCCCTCGCCGTAGACGTCGTCGAGGAACCGCTCGAGGGCCAGGACCCGCTGGGTCACTCCCTTCTCGATGTGCGACCACTCGCCGGCCGACAGCACCCGGGGAAAGAGGTCGAGCGGGAAGAGCCGTTCTTCGCCGGAGTGGGAGAAGGTGATGCCCTGGTCGAGGAAGGCCCGGTCACGCGCCGCGCAGCGGTTGGCGAACTCCTCGGCCGACAGCACCTGGAGGGCCTGGTGCAGGGCCCGGTAGCTCGGGCGCGGCGCGCCGGTTGGATCGAACATCTCGTCCCACCCGGCCGCGAAGGCGTACTCGTCCAGGAGATCGCCCACCCCCCCATCCTGCCAGCCCCGCATCGCGGGTTCGATCATGTGCGGCAGGGTTCACGCGATGGTGACGGAACGAGGTGGGACGGGCCGGCCCACCGGGGTAAGGATGGGGACGTGCGCATCAAGGTCGGATGCGAGTTCGCCCACAAGGCGGCAGGTCCCACGCCCACCATCTGGCAGGTGCGGCCCCGCCCCGACGGGCCGGCGGCACTGGTCTCGTCGGCATGGACATCGACGCCCCCGCTCCCGACCACCAGCTACATCGACGCCTTCGGCAACCTGTGCGACCGCCTGATGCTCCCCGAAGGCGACAGCGTGGTGCGCTTCGACGCCGTGGCCGAAGTGTCCGGTGATCCCGACCCCGTAGGCCTCGATGCGCCGCAGGTCGCGGTCGAGGCCCTTCCCGACGACGCCCTCGTCTACCTCCTGCCCACCCGGTTCTGCCTCTCGGACGTCCTGCACGACGAGGCGTGGGAGCTCTTCGGGGGCACGGCCCCCGGGTGGGCGCGCGTGCAGGCGGTGTCGGACTGGGTCCACGCCAACGTGCGATTCGACTACCAGAACACGTCCCCCGTGACCACCGCCTGCGACGTCTGGCGGTCCCGGACCGGGGTCTGCCGCGACTTCGCCCATCTGGCCGTGACGTTCTGCCGCGCCCTCAACATCCCGGCGAGGTACGCGTTCGGGTACCTGCCGGACATCGGGGTGCCGCCGCCCGACGACCCCATGGATTTCTGCGCCTGGATGGAGGTCTACCTCGGCGACCGCTGGTGGACGTTCGACCCGCGCAACAACCAGCGGCGGATCGGCCGGGTCCTCATCGGCCGGGGTCGTGACGCCGTCGACGTGGCCATGCTGACCACCTACGGCGCCACCATCCTCGAGTCGATGACCGTGTGGGCCGCCGAGGCGTGACCGCCCGGCGTCCGGGGTCCGCCCCGATCAGGGCCCGTCGACCGGCTCCCCCATCTCCCTGAGGGCGGTGGCGATGGCGGCGCGGAGCCGCCGGGCCGTCGCAGGGCCGAGGTGGCCCACCATGCCCGCGCCGGGGTCGCCCTCCTCCTCGAGCGTCAGCTCGACGCGAAGGTCACCGCAGCCCTCGCAGTCGTCGAGGGCGGCCACCGCCCAGGCGAGCCTGGCCCGCTCGGGGTCGCCGGCAGGGTGGTCGTCCAGCCCGTAGTCGGCCAGCTTCTTCATGTCCCCAGCCAAGCACGGCGGCCCGGGCCCACCGGGATCGGGCCGTCCCCTACCATCTCGCACGGCATGGAGGAACGGCGGTCGACGGCGGCGGCCGCGGACCCGACGTGGGAGCGGCGCCACCCCGGCGGGCCCGAGTCGTGGTCCTTCGACTTCGTCGCCCCCGGCGGCGG
This region includes:
- a CDS encoding SCP2 sterol-binding domain-containing protein, whose amino-acid sequence is MAAYLSPAWFDDLDRTARAADGLGPVTAGAQVVIQQVVTGLPDGDVRYWIRVDDGAIQVGRGDAERPDATVTQSYATAVAVSRGELAVEDAILAGRAKLAGDIGVLVRHQAALQGVAAALAAVRERTTYD
- a CDS encoding transglutaminase family protein; protein product: MTWRIEITHRSGYRYRNEVTSSYNEARITPLSTDRQMVLDAAVTVSPRASVYRYWDYWGTLVDAFEVHEPHTELAVTGSSVVETSPPMPPPDAIGWELLTRPEVADEFAELLAATPYATINDELTDTACSLKAGNDPLEVCHATVEWARSRLRYQAGATTASTPGAEALAQGGGVCQDFAHVTLALLRAMGIPARYTSGYLFPDRHANVGDTITGQSHAWVEAWVGDWVPLDPTNGEPVGERHVVVGRARDYADVSPLKGIYRGGPAQALKVTVELTRRS
- the icd gene encoding NADP-dependent isocitrate dehydrogenase, producing MAETITMGADGKLRVPDEPVIPYIEGDGTGVDIWPAAQQVLDAAAAKHGRRIAWREVLAGEKAFNQTGEWLPGATVTAFRDHLIGIKGPLTTPVGGGIRSLNVALRQILDLYVCLRPVRWFTGVPSPVKHPEKVDMVIFRENTEDIYAGLEVEQGTEAADRMIKLLHAEFGWDVRPDSGVGIKPISVTGSKRLVRAAIEYAAQHGRRSVTLVHKGNIQKFTEGAFRNWGYDVTREEFADVAVTWDDCNGHPGDRILVKDAIADITLQQVLTRPEEFDVIATTNLNGDYLSDALAAQVGGIGIAPGANINYVTGHGLFEATHGTAPKYAGQDKVNPGSLLLSGVLMFEHLGWKDAAADIVRALGATIGEGIVTYDFARLREGATEVRCSQFAAAVVERL
- a CDS encoding methylated-DNA--[protein]-cysteine S-methyltransferase, yielding MRQATWVEASPLGPLYVVTSATGLRLLDLRGPGEKAVPGDAPVEAVAAPLRAYFGGDLDAIDDVPVDLEGRTAFSLAVLTALRTVRAKTLTSYGRLAAAAGRPSAGRAVGRAVGANPVPIVVPCHRVVAGDGALGGFSGGLDVKRWLLAHEGHPVDGRRPLGFS
- a CDS encoding DUF2087 domain-containing protein, which produces MPRHGVDASGRSEEGPRPAPPAAALVGLLADEDRLRCLAAVVLGATTAAEVAERSGLELRSAIRALERLAGAGLVDRGPGGLAVRVALFREAARAAASERPDVDPERLGATPEQAGVLRKFVSADGRLASIPTAKAKRLVVLDFLAGRFEPGRVYPENDVNGILGRVHDDYAALRRYLVDEGFLERRDGFYWRAGGTYEV
- a CDS encoding transglutaminase family protein — its product is MRIKVGCEFAHKAAGPTPTIWQVRPRPDGPAALVSSAWTSTPPLPTTSYIDAFGNLCDRLMLPEGDSVVRFDAVAEVSGDPDPVGLDAPQVAVEALPDDALVYLLPTRFCLSDVLHDEAWELFGGTAPGWARVQAVSDWVHANVRFDYQNTSPVTTACDVWRSRTGVCRDFAHLAVTFCRALNIPARYAFGYLPDIGVPPPDDPMDFCAWMEVYLGDRWWTFDPRNNQRRIGRVLIGRGRDAVDVAMLTTYGATILESMTVWAAEA
- a CDS encoding malate dehydrogenase, which gives rise to MANTRPVRVAVTGAAGQIGYALLFRIAAGDLLGPDQPVEVRLLEIEPALPALHGIAMELSDCAFPLLAGVETTSDPGVAFDGVSWALLVGSVPRKAGMERRDLLTVNGGIFGPQGRALAAAAGGDVRVLVVGNPCNTNCLIARTNAREIPAERWFAMTRLDQNRARALLAARAGVPVTDVANLAIWGNHSNTQFPDAANATIGGKPAPQVIGDDEWLRGEFITTVQQRGSAVLAARGSSSAASAANAVVDSVRSIHTPTPPGDNAALAVVSQGEYGVPEGLQFGYPVRTDGSTWAVVEGFAFDDFARERIRITTEELEGERAEVKDLLG
- a CDS encoding circularly permuted type 2 ATP-grasp protein; amino-acid sequence: MGDLLDEYAFAAGWDEMFDPTGAPRPSYRALHQALQVLSAEEFANRCAARDRAFLDQGITFSHSGEERLFPLDLFPRVLSAGEWSHIEKGVTQRVLALERFLDDVYGEGQILRDGIVPRRCVTTATHFHRPAFGVQPVNGARVQVAGIDLVRGDEQFHVLEDNVRTPSGISYVIENRRAMARVFPELFASHRVRPVDAYPARLLEALRAAAPAGAGEPTVVLLTPGVYNSAYFEHAFLARQMGVELVEGRDLVCRENLVYMRSTEGEQRVDVVYRRVDDDFLDPLHFRSDSVVGCPGILNAARAGNVTIANAVGNGVADDKLVYTYVPAMIEYYLGEKTLLPNVTTYRLEDPDQLAHALPRLDQLVMKPVDGSGGYGLVIGPQAGDEELAGVRAAIQADPRAWIAQEVVRLSTSPTQVGDRLKPRHVDLRPFAVNDGERVWVVPGGLTRVALVEGSLVVNSSQGGGSKDTWVLATTDAGRNGRMGAGVPGQAAPATPVPGHDVTQLDPGPAVAQVAQQQQQPPATRPEAPAC
- a CDS encoding DUF2510 domain-containing protein, yielding MPGWHPDPDDPASLRHWNGKRWGSERRPKPSWAAQPRSAGLVVAGGGQGEDPGPPAPVSRRRWYLLAGGALLLAFLVISVPAWLGSGIEIPARTVHDAAYTGRADELCATALPKLFADRPEAREDNGTPAQFAARIDKAADGLAALASDLRKLPVASAADGTEIDRWLDDWDAYIAIGRQFADSIRAEDQDRSRQLSADSQKLAKRIFGFSKGNDMPRCTFTGNPQTS
- a CDS encoding alpha-E domain-containing protein, with the translated sequence MLSRIAESLYWVGRYVERAEDVARILDVHVHHLLEDPSVAEDVACAAILGVMGVTPESDAAVDVSEVVRILAYDDGGTVSIVRSLRAAHENARGARDALSAEMWECLNATHNALPRHLKRASATSPHAFFNYVKERAAIMAGLGDSTMSRDDGWRFLVLGRSIERVDMTTRLLLARFREPAGQPGWITTLRSCSAHEAFLRTYRRAVEPALVAEFLLLDRLFPRSAFHALGVAEQCLAELEPDAGRVGVDDEARRLLGRARTQLEFRRVSELISDLPEHLHALQVACAESGEAVARRFFRQSAPQAWNQGVADDEPAGWDQHLRLSPEPAEHDSDPVTT